In the genome of Amphiura filiformis chromosome 4, Afil_fr2py, whole genome shotgun sequence, one region contains:
- the LOC140151474 gene encoding metallophosphoesterase 1-like, with the protein MRPLHPLLKVALFVAFLFLLCELFIYYLVIIQCSWPTIKSDNNDALRAFFISDTHLLGSRQGHWFDKLRREWQMTRAFQSAMTILNPDAVFVLGDLTDEGKWASDYEFDATVRRFWTMFYHNSDVDFNVVAGNHDIGFHDVIEPNRQHRFEVKFKTPSVQVLTIKDNVFVLVNSITMETDMCSMCSTATEQLRRASMQLNCTKYGSTNGQISDSKSSKECDSIQKLPKVAPILLQHYPLWRVSDAMCTGVDAAPPNERYEKFRPGYGALPLDASQRLLSWIQPRLVISGHTHYNCYVVHDGDVPEISVPSFSWRNLNNPSIVLATISKDKYEIGKCFLPQESTVKMIYIIGVLTLAIWFLLNVKKLKKSLVGKS; encoded by the coding sequence ATGAGACCTTTGCATCCACTTCTAAAAGTAGCCCTATTTGTGGCTTTTTTGTTCTTATTATgcgagttatttatttattatctcgTCATAATTCAATGTTCATGGCCAACTATAAAATCAGACAATAATGATGCATTGAGGGCGTTCTTTATCTCAGACACTCATTTGCTTGGAAGTCGGCAAGGTCACTGGTTTGACAAGCTGCGGCGTGAATGGCAGATGACGAGGGCGTTTCAGTCTGCCATGACAATACTAAATCCAGATGCAGTGTTTGTATTAGGTGATTTGACTGATGAAGGCAAGTGGGCAAGTGATTATGAATTTGATGCCACTGTACGGCGTTTTTGGACCATGTTTTATCATAATAGCGATGTGGATTTCAATGTAGTAGCAGGAAATCATGATATTGGTTTTCATGACGTTATTGAACCAAATCGTCAACACAGATTTGAAGTTAAATTTAAAACTCCTTCAGTTCAAGTCCTCACCATTAAAGATAATGTGTTTGTGCTAGTTAATAGCATTACAATGGAAACTGATATGTGCTCAATGTGCTCCACTGCAACGGAGCAACTCAGACGCGCATCAATGCAACTTAACTGTACTAAATACGGATCCACAAACGGACAAATATCGGATTCAAAATCATCCAAAGAATGCGACTCAATTCAGAAGTTACCAAAGGTTGCCCCAATATTATTACAACATTACCCATTGTGGCGTGTATCGGATGCAATGTGTACTGGAGTTGATGCAGCACCACCTAATGAACGATATGAAAAATTCAGACCAGGGTATGGGGCGTTGCCATTGGATGCCTCACAACGCCTGTTGTCATGGATACAACCCCGGTTAGTGATTAGTGGGCATACCCATTATAACTGCTATGTAGTACATGATGGTGACGTTCCAGAAATCAGTGTGCCTTCCTTCAGTTGGAGGAATCTTAATAATCCCAGCATTGTGTTAGCAACTATATCTAAAGACAAGTATGAGATAGGGAAATGTTTTCTACCGCAAGAAAGTACTGTTAAAATGATTTACATCATAGGTGTGTTGACATTGGCAATATGGTTTTTACTGAATGTTAAGAAGCTGAAAAAATCATTAGTTGGAAAGTCCTAA